Proteins encoded in a region of the Spiroplasma endosymbiont of Amphimallon solstitiale genome:
- a CDS encoding TrkH family potassium uptake protein, with protein MLSKVNYRSVKNIFKIIFVGKTRPRQMFNLYFFTLLVGTILLMTPIATTKGQWNFLPALFTASSAFSDTGLTVKSTANDFTFFGQFIILILIKFGGIGLITVKLAILSLFVFNRHTSLRERLLMQGERGSNKLGTTIDVLKIGIIVMTITEFLGAIVLFLYFYFVPISGIEYGLNNNTGYYNHILLALWSGIFHSISAVNNAGFDIVGITSLEPFQSDYFVQWIFIIEFVIGGIGFPVYYDLYHWIKNKTHGKKFRFSLFTKLTLITYFLVAILGVSSVMFIEYFSRNVITPSRQEPIFKNLSTSDAIMAVFFNTMSTRNAGYYTVDLNKFHLASQMIQSLMMWIGSSPASTAGGIRTTTLAIILLTIFNIARGRNDVFVFKRKIPNQTVRMSFIVGTLGFILVFVSVMIITIENVFITDNSDMTFAQVIFDVSSAFGTTGLSLFDNSKLGIFSQLSLIFVMFVGQLGVSTTVLAWSDRKSKPTISRVEENVLIG; from the coding sequence ATGCTATCTAAGGTTAATTATCGTAGTGTAAAAAATATTTTTAAAATTATTTTTGTTGGTAAAACTCGTCCCCGACAAATGTTTAATTTATATTTTTTCACTTTATTAGTTGGAACAATACTTTTAATGACACCAATTGCCACAACAAAAGGACAATGAAACTTTTTGCCTGCCCTTTTTACTGCTAGTAGTGCGTTTTCTGATACTGGTTTAACAGTAAAAAGCACTGCTAATGACTTTACTTTCTTTGGGCAATTTATTATTTTAATTTTAATTAAATTTGGTGGTATTGGTTTAATTACAGTTAAACTAGCAATATTATCCTTATTTGTATTTAATCGACATACTAGCTTAAGAGAAAGATTACTAATGCAAGGTGAACGTGGCTCTAATAAATTAGGAACGACTATTGATGTATTAAAAATTGGTATTATTGTTATGACAATTACTGAATTTTTGGGAGCAATTGTTTTATTTTTATATTTTTATTTTGTGCCTATCTCAGGAATAGAATATGGTCTAAACAATAATACAGGTTACTATAATCACATACTATTAGCATTATGATCGGGAATTTTCCACTCGATTTCTGCTGTTAATAATGCTGGATTTGATATAGTTGGTATAACTTCATTAGAACCTTTTCAGAGTGATTATTTTGTGCAGTGAATTTTTATTATTGAATTTGTAATTGGTGGTATTGGTTTTCCTGTTTATTATGATTTATATCATTGAATTAAAAATAAAACTCATGGTAAAAAATTTAGATTTAGTTTATTTACTAAACTAACATTAATAACATATTTTTTAGTTGCGATATTAGGTGTTAGTAGTGTTATGTTTATTGAATATTTTTCACGTAATGTCATAACTCCGTCAAGGCAAGAGCCCATTTTTAAAAATTTATCGACATCTGATGCAATTATGGCTGTTTTTTTTAATACAATGTCAACAAGAAATGCTGGATACTATACAGTTGACTTAAATAAATTTCACCTTGCCTCACAAATGATCCAATCATTAATGATGTGAATTGGTTCTTCACCAGCAAGTACTGCCGGAGGAATTAGAACGACAACTTTAGCAATCATTCTTTTAACAATTTTTAATATTGCCCGTGGCCGTAATGATGTTTTTGTATTCAAGCGTAAAATTCCTAATCAAACTGTTCGTATGTCATTTATAGTCGGTACACTTGGTTTTATTTTAGTTTTTGTATCAGTAATGATTATCACAATTGAAAATGTTTTTATAACAGATAATTCTGATATGACCTTTGCACAAGTAATTTTTGATGTTTCAAGTGCTTTTGGAACAACAGGACTTTCATTATTTGATAATTCCAAATTAGGTATTTTTAGTCAACTTAGTTTAATTTTTGTCATGTTTGTGGGACAATTAGGAGTATCAACTACTGTTCTTGCTTGAAGTGATCGTAAATCAAAACCAACGATAAGTAGAGTTGAAGAAAACGTATTAATTGGATAA
- a CDS encoding bifunctional 5,10-methylenetetrahydrofolate dehydrogenase/5,10-methenyltetrahydrofolate cyclohydrolase, producing the protein MIKILDGKIIAQQIKAKIKSQVITITNRKPKLAVIIIGEDLASQMYVRTKIKACQECGIDGQVFSLTTTVTQKEIINKIEQLNSDNNIDGILVQLPLPKHLDTLAIINSITINKDVDGLTNINAGRLLQGDKKAMLPCTVKGIIKLLNHYQIPISKQNITIINDSNIVGKPLALSLTNMGATVSIVHKLTKDLTLYTKEADIICSATGVYNIINSSQVKRDVVIIDVAINYQGKEKKVVGDINFEIMKNTASAITPVPGGVGPMTIAMLLENLMICYQLNNKYN; encoded by the coding sequence ATGATAAAAATTTTAGATGGTAAAATAATTGCCCAGCAAATTAAAGCAAAAATTAAATCACAAGTAATAACTATTACTAATCGTAAACCTAAACTAGCAGTAATAATTATTGGTGAAGATTTAGCATCACAAATGTACGTACGAACTAAAATTAAAGCATGTCAAGAATGTGGTATTGATGGACAAGTATTTTCACTAACAACAACAGTAACACAAAAAGAAATAATTAATAAAATTGAACAATTAAATAGTGATAATAATATTGATGGAATTTTAGTACAATTACCACTACCAAAACATTTAGATACATTAGCAATTATTAATAGCATTACTATTAATAAAGATGTTGATGGTTTAACGAATATTAATGCGGGAAGATTATTACAAGGTGATAAAAAAGCAATGTTGCCTTGTACAGTAAAAGGTATTATAAAATTACTAAATCATTATCAAATTCCCATTTCTAAACAAAATATTACTATCATTAATGATAGTAATATTGTTGGTAAACCATTGGCTTTATCATTAACTAATATGGGAGCAACTGTTAGCATTGTTCATAAATTAACTAAAGACTTAACTCTTTATACTAAAGAAGCTGATATCATTTGTAGTGCTACTGGTGTCTATAATATTATTAATAGTAGTCAAGTTAAACGTGATGTTGTTATTATTGATGTAGCAATTAATTATCAAGGTAAAGAAAAAAAAGTTGTTGGTGATATTAATTTTGAAATAATGAAAAATACCGCTTCAGCAATTACTCCTGTGCCTGGTGGTGTTGGACCAATGACTATTGCCATGTTATTAGAAAATTTAATGATTTGCTATCAATTAAATAATAAATATAATTAA
- a CDS encoding IS30 family transposase, protein MYKYLTIESIIAIKEYKSYGFSIRKIAKAIDYSKSTVHRVCRLLNQNLLPLEILNKIQKNKQNAGRKLIILTLIEINTINHLLITKNYALDIIANFLKENKIKSISTKTLYNMFKTNRMGFDENNLLRKGKNKPHKQKETRGRINNCKSIHERNLIIPNIKNIEEFGHLEGDTIIGKDHKSSIITLADIWSKTTIPLATKNNKSENITKSIIKFISKLQKGTVKTITFDRGKEFSKWKLIEKNCNVKIYFADPGKPCQRGLNENNNGILRRYLPKSTDLSSYKQKDLNTIAFQINSTPRKSLSYKRPIDLIQLF, encoded by the coding sequence ATGTATAAGTATCTGACTATTGAATCAATAATAGCAATAAAAGAATATAAAAGTTATGGATTTTCGATTCGTAAAATAGCAAAAGCCATTGATTATAGTAAATCAACTGTACATAGAGTTTGTAGATTATTAAATCAAAACTTATTGCCATTAGAAATATTGAATAAAATTCAAAAAAATAAACAAAATGCAGGTAGAAAATTAATAATTTTAACTTTAATAGAAATTAATACTATTAATCATTTGTTAATTACTAAAAATTATGCTCTTGATATAATTGCTAATTTTTTAAAGGAAAATAAAATAAAAAGTATTTCAACAAAAACTTTATATAACATGTTTAAAACAAATCGAATGGGTTTTGATGAAAATAACTTATTGAGAAAAGGAAAAAATAAACCTCACAAACAAAAAGAAACTAGGGGCAGAATTAATAATTGTAAGTCTATTCATGAAAGAAATTTAATCATTCCTAATATTAAAAATATAGAAGAATTTGGTCATTTAGAAGGTGATACTATCATTGGTAAAGATCATAAAAGTTCTATTATTACTTTAGCTGATATATGATCAAAAACCACAATTCCTTTAGCAACTAAAAATAATAAATCAGAAAATATTACAAAAAGTATAATAAAATTTATTTCAAAGTTACAAAAAGGAACAGTTAAAACTATTACTTTTGATCGTGGTAAAGAATTTAGTAAATGAAAATTAATCGAAAAAAATTGTAATGTTAAGATTTATTTTGCAGATCCTGGTAAACCTTGTCAAAGAGGTTTAAATGAAAATAATAATGGTATTTTAAGAAGATATTTACCAAAATCTACAGATCTATCTTCATATAAACAAAAAGATTTAAATACTATAGCATTTCAAATTAATTCTACACCCAGAAAATCACTATCTTATAAAAGACCAATAGATTTAATACAATTATTTTAA